In one Sesamum indicum cultivar Zhongzhi No. 13 linkage group LG12, S_indicum_v1.0, whole genome shotgun sequence genomic region, the following are encoded:
- the LOC105175022 gene encoding methyltransferase-like protein 25 isoform X1, whose protein sequence is MADGGGARNYSCKTASETLKWIHAIIDFLKPYRFFLDAHVVNFFKDRLWEAVDKEWMDCLRKEPADKLLQIPSGVVQDHWPASLKQFVLTLRSLSLPRDQADLQEAFPGLRVAPLNSVLAQGMNQKKKHEIQALAGVIDSIARRVGSHKIVDVGSGQGYLAQVLSFEHELSVIAIDASSHHGSITDARAKRIEKYYAAKKCKSRSGFCIPKTVTCRVLSPAMLKDISSSLRQVDEMENPTIFRDNTDSKPLAGDLASECPYSSKADDKSTMVLAGLHACGDLSVTMLRTFMECDEVKAVISIGCCYNLLSEEGIKEGDCQFGFPVSRGAKSANLQLGKNARDLACQSAERWRGLGEAAGLHNFELHTFRAAFQMVLFQCYPEIITRSPAIGRQGKAFRRQHHRRILECNADMAQTFSQNCCSTYAKDALLNEHSSYPKSANKEANSADRYSMFVKFCKSGLGRLGLCVPQDIEFSRLWEEAEEFSGLVGPYWTLRAALGPVLETILLLDRLLFLQEQGNVLIQTVLLPIFDPVLSPRNVALIAEKF, encoded by the exons ATGGCTGATGGCGGCGGCGCGCGCAATTACTCATGCAAGACGGCTAGTGAAACCCTCAAATGGATCCATGCCATCATAGACTTCCTCAAGCCTTATCGGTTCTTCTTAGATGCCCACGTCGTCAATTTCTTCAAG GACAGACTGTGGGAAGCAGTTGATAAAGAGTGGATGGATTGCCTGCGGAAAGAGCCTGCGGATAAACTTCTGCAAATCCCGTCTGGAGTGGTCCAG GATCATTGGCCTGCTTCGCTTAAACAATTTGTCCTTACATTGAGGTCCCTTTCTCTTCCTCGTGATCAGGCAGATCTGCAGGAG GCTTTCCCAGGTCTGCGAGTAGCACCACTGAACAGTGTCCTTGCCCAAGGCAtgaatcaaaagaaaaaacatgaa ATTCAAGCCCTTGCTGGTGTTATTGATTCCATTGCTAGAAGAGTTGGGTCCCACAAAATTGTTGATGTTGGTTCTGGTCAG GGTTATCTTGCTCAAGTTCTCTCCTTCGAACATGAGCTTTCTGTAATAGCAATTGATGCCTCTTCCCATCATGGAAGTATTACTGATGCACGTGCGAAGCgaattgagaaatattatgCAGCTAAGAAATGTAAATCTCG TTCAGGTTTCTGCATACCAAAAACAGTGACATGTCGTGTGCTGTCCCCTGCCATGTTGAAAGATATCAGCAGCTCCTTAAGGCAAGTGGATGAGATGGAGAACCCAACTATTTTCAGAGACAACACTGATTCAAAGCCTCTGGCAGGAGATCTTGCTAGTGAATGTCCCTATTCGTCAAAAGCAGATGACAAATCTACAATGGTTCTAGCTGGACTTCATGCCTGTGGAGATCTTTCAGTGACAATGCTTAG GACTTTCATGGAATGTGATGAAGTCAAAGCAGTGATTAGTATCGGTTGCTGTTATAACTTATTATCTGAAGAAGGCATCAAAGAAGGTGATTGCCAATTTGGTTTCCCAGTGAGTAGAGGTGCTAAATCTGCAAACTTACAGCTGGGAAAGAATGCTCGTGATCTAGCCTGTCAG agtgCGGAGAGATGGAGAGGTTTGGGTGAAGCTGCCGGCCTTCACAATTTTGAGCTTCATACTTTTCGTGCTGCATTTCAGATG GTTCTCTTTCAGTGCTACCCAGAGATTATAACTCGAAGCCCAGCAATAGGGCGGCAGGGGAAGGCTTTTCGTCGGCAGCATCATCGGAGGATCCTGGAGTGTAATGCGGACATGGCTCAAACTTTCTCCCAAAATTGTT GTTCAACCTATGCTAAGGATGCTTTGCTTAACGAACATTCTTCATATCCAAAATCTGCAAATAAAGAGGCTAACTCTGCTGATAGATATTCCATGTTTGTGAAGTTCTGCAAGTCTGGATTAGGTCGGCTTGGTCTCTGTGTCCCTCAggatattgaattttctaGGTTGTGGGAGGAAGCTGAAGAATTTTCC GGACTTGTTGGCCCTTACTGGACATTGCGAGCTGCTCTAGGCCCTGTTTTGGAAACTATCTTGCTGCTTGATAGACTGTTGTTTCTCCAAGAGCAGGGAAATGTGCTTATTCAGACTGTCTTGCTACCTATATTCGATCCTGTATTGTCTCCAAGAAATGTGGCTCTAATTGCTGAAAAATTCTGa
- the LOC105175022 gene encoding methyltransferase-like protein 25 isoform X2, protein MADGGGARNYSCKTASETLKWIHAIIDFLKPYRFFLDAHVVNFFKDRLWEAVDKEWMDCLRKEPADKLLQIPSGVVQDHWPASLKQFVLTLRSLSLPRDQADLQEAFPGLRVAPLNSVLAQGMNQKKKHEIQALAGVIDSIARRVGSHKIVDVGSGQGYLAQVLSFEHELSVIAIDASSHHGSITDARAKRIEKYYAAKKCFCIPKTVTCRVLSPAMLKDISSSLRQVDEMENPTIFRDNTDSKPLAGDLASECPYSSKADDKSTMVLAGLHACGDLSVTMLRTFMECDEVKAVISIGCCYNLLSEEGIKEGDCQFGFPVSRGAKSANLQLGKNARDLACQSAERWRGLGEAAGLHNFELHTFRAAFQMVLFQCYPEIITRSPAIGRQGKAFRRQHHRRILECNADMAQTFSQNCCSTYAKDALLNEHSSYPKSANKEANSADRYSMFVKFCKSGLGRLGLCVPQDIEFSRLWEEAEEFSGLVGPYWTLRAALGPVLETILLLDRLLFLQEQGNVLIQTVLLPIFDPVLSPRNVALIAEKF, encoded by the exons ATGGCTGATGGCGGCGGCGCGCGCAATTACTCATGCAAGACGGCTAGTGAAACCCTCAAATGGATCCATGCCATCATAGACTTCCTCAAGCCTTATCGGTTCTTCTTAGATGCCCACGTCGTCAATTTCTTCAAG GACAGACTGTGGGAAGCAGTTGATAAAGAGTGGATGGATTGCCTGCGGAAAGAGCCTGCGGATAAACTTCTGCAAATCCCGTCTGGAGTGGTCCAG GATCATTGGCCTGCTTCGCTTAAACAATTTGTCCTTACATTGAGGTCCCTTTCTCTTCCTCGTGATCAGGCAGATCTGCAGGAG GCTTTCCCAGGTCTGCGAGTAGCACCACTGAACAGTGTCCTTGCCCAAGGCAtgaatcaaaagaaaaaacatgaa ATTCAAGCCCTTGCTGGTGTTATTGATTCCATTGCTAGAAGAGTTGGGTCCCACAAAATTGTTGATGTTGGTTCTGGTCAG GGTTATCTTGCTCAAGTTCTCTCCTTCGAACATGAGCTTTCTGTAATAGCAATTGATGCCTCTTCCCATCATGGAAGTATTACTGATGCACGTGCGAAGCgaattgagaaatattatgCAGCTAAGAAAT GTTTCTGCATACCAAAAACAGTGACATGTCGTGTGCTGTCCCCTGCCATGTTGAAAGATATCAGCAGCTCCTTAAGGCAAGTGGATGAGATGGAGAACCCAACTATTTTCAGAGACAACACTGATTCAAAGCCTCTGGCAGGAGATCTTGCTAGTGAATGTCCCTATTCGTCAAAAGCAGATGACAAATCTACAATGGTTCTAGCTGGACTTCATGCCTGTGGAGATCTTTCAGTGACAATGCTTAG GACTTTCATGGAATGTGATGAAGTCAAAGCAGTGATTAGTATCGGTTGCTGTTATAACTTATTATCTGAAGAAGGCATCAAAGAAGGTGATTGCCAATTTGGTTTCCCAGTGAGTAGAGGTGCTAAATCTGCAAACTTACAGCTGGGAAAGAATGCTCGTGATCTAGCCTGTCAG agtgCGGAGAGATGGAGAGGTTTGGGTGAAGCTGCCGGCCTTCACAATTTTGAGCTTCATACTTTTCGTGCTGCATTTCAGATG GTTCTCTTTCAGTGCTACCCAGAGATTATAACTCGAAGCCCAGCAATAGGGCGGCAGGGGAAGGCTTTTCGTCGGCAGCATCATCGGAGGATCCTGGAGTGTAATGCGGACATGGCTCAAACTTTCTCCCAAAATTGTT GTTCAACCTATGCTAAGGATGCTTTGCTTAACGAACATTCTTCATATCCAAAATCTGCAAATAAAGAGGCTAACTCTGCTGATAGATATTCCATGTTTGTGAAGTTCTGCAAGTCTGGATTAGGTCGGCTTGGTCTCTGTGTCCCTCAggatattgaattttctaGGTTGTGGGAGGAAGCTGAAGAATTTTCC GGACTTGTTGGCCCTTACTGGACATTGCGAGCTGCTCTAGGCCCTGTTTTGGAAACTATCTTGCTGCTTGATAGACTGTTGTTTCTCCAAGAGCAGGGAAATGTGCTTATTCAGACTGTCTTGCTACCTATATTCGATCCTGTATTGTCTCCAAGAAATGTGGCTCTAATTGCTGAAAAATTCTGa
- the LOC105175022 gene encoding methyltransferase-like protein 25 isoform X4 — protein MPTSSISSRLWEAVDKEWMDCLRKEPADKLLQIPSGVVQDHWPASLKQFVLTLRSLSLPRDQADLQEAFPGLRVAPLNSVLAQGMNQKKKHEIQALAGVIDSIARRVGSHKIVDVGSGQGYLAQVLSFEHELSVIAIDASSHHGSITDARAKRIEKYYAAKKCKSRSGFCIPKTVTCRVLSPAMLKDISSSLRQVDEMENPTIFRDNTDSKPLAGDLASECPYSSKADDKSTMVLAGLHACGDLSVTMLRTFMECDEVKAVISIGCCYNLLSEEGIKEGDCQFGFPVSRGAKSANLQLGKNARDLACQSAERWRGLGEAAGLHNFELHTFRAAFQMVLFQCYPEIITRSPAIGRQGKAFRRQHHRRILECNADMAQTFSQNCCSTYAKDALLNEHSSYPKSANKEANSADRYSMFVKFCKSGLGRLGLCVPQDIEFSRLWEEAEEFSGLVGPYWTLRAALGPVLETILLLDRLLFLQEQGNVLIQTVLLPIFDPVLSPRNVALIAEKF, from the exons ATGCCCACGTCGTCAATTTCTTCAAG ACTGTGGGAAGCAGTTGATAAAGAGTGGATGGATTGCCTGCGGAAAGAGCCTGCGGATAAACTTCTGCAAATCCCGTCTGGAGTGGTCCAG GATCATTGGCCTGCTTCGCTTAAACAATTTGTCCTTACATTGAGGTCCCTTTCTCTTCCTCGTGATCAGGCAGATCTGCAGGAG GCTTTCCCAGGTCTGCGAGTAGCACCACTGAACAGTGTCCTTGCCCAAGGCAtgaatcaaaagaaaaaacatgaa ATTCAAGCCCTTGCTGGTGTTATTGATTCCATTGCTAGAAGAGTTGGGTCCCACAAAATTGTTGATGTTGGTTCTGGTCAG GGTTATCTTGCTCAAGTTCTCTCCTTCGAACATGAGCTTTCTGTAATAGCAATTGATGCCTCTTCCCATCATGGAAGTATTACTGATGCACGTGCGAAGCgaattgagaaatattatgCAGCTAAGAAATGTAAATCTCG TTCAGGTTTCTGCATACCAAAAACAGTGACATGTCGTGTGCTGTCCCCTGCCATGTTGAAAGATATCAGCAGCTCCTTAAGGCAAGTGGATGAGATGGAGAACCCAACTATTTTCAGAGACAACACTGATTCAAAGCCTCTGGCAGGAGATCTTGCTAGTGAATGTCCCTATTCGTCAAAAGCAGATGACAAATCTACAATGGTTCTAGCTGGACTTCATGCCTGTGGAGATCTTTCAGTGACAATGCTTAG GACTTTCATGGAATGTGATGAAGTCAAAGCAGTGATTAGTATCGGTTGCTGTTATAACTTATTATCTGAAGAAGGCATCAAAGAAGGTGATTGCCAATTTGGTTTCCCAGTGAGTAGAGGTGCTAAATCTGCAAACTTACAGCTGGGAAAGAATGCTCGTGATCTAGCCTGTCAG agtgCGGAGAGATGGAGAGGTTTGGGTGAAGCTGCCGGCCTTCACAATTTTGAGCTTCATACTTTTCGTGCTGCATTTCAGATG GTTCTCTTTCAGTGCTACCCAGAGATTATAACTCGAAGCCCAGCAATAGGGCGGCAGGGGAAGGCTTTTCGTCGGCAGCATCATCGGAGGATCCTGGAGTGTAATGCGGACATGGCTCAAACTTTCTCCCAAAATTGTT GTTCAACCTATGCTAAGGATGCTTTGCTTAACGAACATTCTTCATATCCAAAATCTGCAAATAAAGAGGCTAACTCTGCTGATAGATATTCCATGTTTGTGAAGTTCTGCAAGTCTGGATTAGGTCGGCTTGGTCTCTGTGTCCCTCAggatattgaattttctaGGTTGTGGGAGGAAGCTGAAGAATTTTCC GGACTTGTTGGCCCTTACTGGACATTGCGAGCTGCTCTAGGCCCTGTTTTGGAAACTATCTTGCTGCTTGATAGACTGTTGTTTCTCCAAGAGCAGGGAAATGTGCTTATTCAGACTGTCTTGCTACCTATATTCGATCCTGTATTGTCTCCAAGAAATGTGGCTCTAATTGCTGAAAAATTCTGa
- the LOC105175022 gene encoding methyltransferase-like protein 25 isoform X7 has translation MDCLRKEPADKLLQIPSGVVQAFPGLRVAPLNSVLAQGMNQKKKHEIQALAGVIDSIARRVGSHKIVDVGSGQGYLAQVLSFEHELSVIAIDASSHHGSITDARAKRIEKYYAAKKCKSRSGFCIPKTVTCRVLSPAMLKDISSSLRQVDEMENPTIFRDNTDSKPLAGDLASECPYSSKADDKSTMVLAGLHACGDLSVTMLRTFMECDEVKAVISIGCCYNLLSEEGIKEGDCQFGFPVSRGAKSANLQLGKNARDLACQSAERWRGLGEAAGLHNFELHTFRAAFQMVLFQCYPEIITRSPAIGRQGKAFRRQHHRRILECNADMAQTFSQNCCSTYAKDALLNEHSSYPKSANKEANSADRYSMFVKFCKSGLGRLGLCVPQDIEFSRLWEEAEEFSGLVGPYWTLRAALGPVLETILLLDRLLFLQEQGNVLIQTVLLPIFDPVLSPRNVALIAEKF, from the exons ATGGATTGCCTGCGGAAAGAGCCTGCGGATAAACTTCTGCAAATCCCGTCTGGAGTGGTCCAG GCTTTCCCAGGTCTGCGAGTAGCACCACTGAACAGTGTCCTTGCCCAAGGCAtgaatcaaaagaaaaaacatgaa ATTCAAGCCCTTGCTGGTGTTATTGATTCCATTGCTAGAAGAGTTGGGTCCCACAAAATTGTTGATGTTGGTTCTGGTCAG GGTTATCTTGCTCAAGTTCTCTCCTTCGAACATGAGCTTTCTGTAATAGCAATTGATGCCTCTTCCCATCATGGAAGTATTACTGATGCACGTGCGAAGCgaattgagaaatattatgCAGCTAAGAAATGTAAATCTCG TTCAGGTTTCTGCATACCAAAAACAGTGACATGTCGTGTGCTGTCCCCTGCCATGTTGAAAGATATCAGCAGCTCCTTAAGGCAAGTGGATGAGATGGAGAACCCAACTATTTTCAGAGACAACACTGATTCAAAGCCTCTGGCAGGAGATCTTGCTAGTGAATGTCCCTATTCGTCAAAAGCAGATGACAAATCTACAATGGTTCTAGCTGGACTTCATGCCTGTGGAGATCTTTCAGTGACAATGCTTAG GACTTTCATGGAATGTGATGAAGTCAAAGCAGTGATTAGTATCGGTTGCTGTTATAACTTATTATCTGAAGAAGGCATCAAAGAAGGTGATTGCCAATTTGGTTTCCCAGTGAGTAGAGGTGCTAAATCTGCAAACTTACAGCTGGGAAAGAATGCTCGTGATCTAGCCTGTCAG agtgCGGAGAGATGGAGAGGTTTGGGTGAAGCTGCCGGCCTTCACAATTTTGAGCTTCATACTTTTCGTGCTGCATTTCAGATG GTTCTCTTTCAGTGCTACCCAGAGATTATAACTCGAAGCCCAGCAATAGGGCGGCAGGGGAAGGCTTTTCGTCGGCAGCATCATCGGAGGATCCTGGAGTGTAATGCGGACATGGCTCAAACTTTCTCCCAAAATTGTT GTTCAACCTATGCTAAGGATGCTTTGCTTAACGAACATTCTTCATATCCAAAATCTGCAAATAAAGAGGCTAACTCTGCTGATAGATATTCCATGTTTGTGAAGTTCTGCAAGTCTGGATTAGGTCGGCTTGGTCTCTGTGTCCCTCAggatattgaattttctaGGTTGTGGGAGGAAGCTGAAGAATTTTCC GGACTTGTTGGCCCTTACTGGACATTGCGAGCTGCTCTAGGCCCTGTTTTGGAAACTATCTTGCTGCTTGATAGACTGTTGTTTCTCCAAGAGCAGGGAAATGTGCTTATTCAGACTGTCTTGCTACCTATATTCGATCCTGTATTGTCTCCAAGAAATGTGGCTCTAATTGCTGAAAAATTCTGa
- the LOC105175022 gene encoding methyltransferase-like protein 25 isoform X3 has product MADGGGARNYSCKTASETLKWIHAIIDFLKPYRFFLDAHVVNFFKDRLWEAVDKEWMDCLRKEPADKLLQIPSGVVQAFPGLRVAPLNSVLAQGMNQKKKHEIQALAGVIDSIARRVGSHKIVDVGSGQGYLAQVLSFEHELSVIAIDASSHHGSITDARAKRIEKYYAAKKCKSRSGFCIPKTVTCRVLSPAMLKDISSSLRQVDEMENPTIFRDNTDSKPLAGDLASECPYSSKADDKSTMVLAGLHACGDLSVTMLRTFMECDEVKAVISIGCCYNLLSEEGIKEGDCQFGFPVSRGAKSANLQLGKNARDLACQSAERWRGLGEAAGLHNFELHTFRAAFQMVLFQCYPEIITRSPAIGRQGKAFRRQHHRRILECNADMAQTFSQNCCSTYAKDALLNEHSSYPKSANKEANSADRYSMFVKFCKSGLGRLGLCVPQDIEFSRLWEEAEEFSGLVGPYWTLRAALGPVLETILLLDRLLFLQEQGNVLIQTVLLPIFDPVLSPRNVALIAEKF; this is encoded by the exons ATGGCTGATGGCGGCGGCGCGCGCAATTACTCATGCAAGACGGCTAGTGAAACCCTCAAATGGATCCATGCCATCATAGACTTCCTCAAGCCTTATCGGTTCTTCTTAGATGCCCACGTCGTCAATTTCTTCAAG GACAGACTGTGGGAAGCAGTTGATAAAGAGTGGATGGATTGCCTGCGGAAAGAGCCTGCGGATAAACTTCTGCAAATCCCGTCTGGAGTGGTCCAG GCTTTCCCAGGTCTGCGAGTAGCACCACTGAACAGTGTCCTTGCCCAAGGCAtgaatcaaaagaaaaaacatgaa ATTCAAGCCCTTGCTGGTGTTATTGATTCCATTGCTAGAAGAGTTGGGTCCCACAAAATTGTTGATGTTGGTTCTGGTCAG GGTTATCTTGCTCAAGTTCTCTCCTTCGAACATGAGCTTTCTGTAATAGCAATTGATGCCTCTTCCCATCATGGAAGTATTACTGATGCACGTGCGAAGCgaattgagaaatattatgCAGCTAAGAAATGTAAATCTCG TTCAGGTTTCTGCATACCAAAAACAGTGACATGTCGTGTGCTGTCCCCTGCCATGTTGAAAGATATCAGCAGCTCCTTAAGGCAAGTGGATGAGATGGAGAACCCAACTATTTTCAGAGACAACACTGATTCAAAGCCTCTGGCAGGAGATCTTGCTAGTGAATGTCCCTATTCGTCAAAAGCAGATGACAAATCTACAATGGTTCTAGCTGGACTTCATGCCTGTGGAGATCTTTCAGTGACAATGCTTAG GACTTTCATGGAATGTGATGAAGTCAAAGCAGTGATTAGTATCGGTTGCTGTTATAACTTATTATCTGAAGAAGGCATCAAAGAAGGTGATTGCCAATTTGGTTTCCCAGTGAGTAGAGGTGCTAAATCTGCAAACTTACAGCTGGGAAAGAATGCTCGTGATCTAGCCTGTCAG agtgCGGAGAGATGGAGAGGTTTGGGTGAAGCTGCCGGCCTTCACAATTTTGAGCTTCATACTTTTCGTGCTGCATTTCAGATG GTTCTCTTTCAGTGCTACCCAGAGATTATAACTCGAAGCCCAGCAATAGGGCGGCAGGGGAAGGCTTTTCGTCGGCAGCATCATCGGAGGATCCTGGAGTGTAATGCGGACATGGCTCAAACTTTCTCCCAAAATTGTT GTTCAACCTATGCTAAGGATGCTTTGCTTAACGAACATTCTTCATATCCAAAATCTGCAAATAAAGAGGCTAACTCTGCTGATAGATATTCCATGTTTGTGAAGTTCTGCAAGTCTGGATTAGGTCGGCTTGGTCTCTGTGTCCCTCAggatattgaattttctaGGTTGTGGGAGGAAGCTGAAGAATTTTCC GGACTTGTTGGCCCTTACTGGACATTGCGAGCTGCTCTAGGCCCTGTTTTGGAAACTATCTTGCTGCTTGATAGACTGTTGTTTCTCCAAGAGCAGGGAAATGTGCTTATTCAGACTGTCTTGCTACCTATATTCGATCCTGTATTGTCTCCAAGAAATGTGGCTCTAATTGCTGAAAAATTCTGa
- the LOC105175022 gene encoding methyltransferase-like protein 25 isoform X5: MDCLRKEPADKLLQIPSGVVQDHWPASLKQFVLTLRSLSLPRDQADLQEAFPGLRVAPLNSVLAQGMNQKKKHEIQALAGVIDSIARRVGSHKIVDVGSGQGYLAQVLSFEHELSVIAIDASSHHGSITDARAKRIEKYYAAKKCKSRSGFCIPKTVTCRVLSPAMLKDISSSLRQVDEMENPTIFRDNTDSKPLAGDLASECPYSSKADDKSTMVLAGLHACGDLSVTMLRTFMECDEVKAVISIGCCYNLLSEEGIKEGDCQFGFPVSRGAKSANLQLGKNARDLACQSAERWRGLGEAAGLHNFELHTFRAAFQMVLFQCYPEIITRSPAIGRQGKAFRRQHHRRILECNADMAQTFSQNCCSTYAKDALLNEHSSYPKSANKEANSADRYSMFVKFCKSGLGRLGLCVPQDIEFSRLWEEAEEFSGLVGPYWTLRAALGPVLETILLLDRLLFLQEQGNVLIQTVLLPIFDPVLSPRNVALIAEKF; encoded by the exons ATGGATTGCCTGCGGAAAGAGCCTGCGGATAAACTTCTGCAAATCCCGTCTGGAGTGGTCCAG GATCATTGGCCTGCTTCGCTTAAACAATTTGTCCTTACATTGAGGTCCCTTTCTCTTCCTCGTGATCAGGCAGATCTGCAGGAG GCTTTCCCAGGTCTGCGAGTAGCACCACTGAACAGTGTCCTTGCCCAAGGCAtgaatcaaaagaaaaaacatgaa ATTCAAGCCCTTGCTGGTGTTATTGATTCCATTGCTAGAAGAGTTGGGTCCCACAAAATTGTTGATGTTGGTTCTGGTCAG GGTTATCTTGCTCAAGTTCTCTCCTTCGAACATGAGCTTTCTGTAATAGCAATTGATGCCTCTTCCCATCATGGAAGTATTACTGATGCACGTGCGAAGCgaattgagaaatattatgCAGCTAAGAAATGTAAATCTCG TTCAGGTTTCTGCATACCAAAAACAGTGACATGTCGTGTGCTGTCCCCTGCCATGTTGAAAGATATCAGCAGCTCCTTAAGGCAAGTGGATGAGATGGAGAACCCAACTATTTTCAGAGACAACACTGATTCAAAGCCTCTGGCAGGAGATCTTGCTAGTGAATGTCCCTATTCGTCAAAAGCAGATGACAAATCTACAATGGTTCTAGCTGGACTTCATGCCTGTGGAGATCTTTCAGTGACAATGCTTAG GACTTTCATGGAATGTGATGAAGTCAAAGCAGTGATTAGTATCGGTTGCTGTTATAACTTATTATCTGAAGAAGGCATCAAAGAAGGTGATTGCCAATTTGGTTTCCCAGTGAGTAGAGGTGCTAAATCTGCAAACTTACAGCTGGGAAAGAATGCTCGTGATCTAGCCTGTCAG agtgCGGAGAGATGGAGAGGTTTGGGTGAAGCTGCCGGCCTTCACAATTTTGAGCTTCATACTTTTCGTGCTGCATTTCAGATG GTTCTCTTTCAGTGCTACCCAGAGATTATAACTCGAAGCCCAGCAATAGGGCGGCAGGGGAAGGCTTTTCGTCGGCAGCATCATCGGAGGATCCTGGAGTGTAATGCGGACATGGCTCAAACTTTCTCCCAAAATTGTT GTTCAACCTATGCTAAGGATGCTTTGCTTAACGAACATTCTTCATATCCAAAATCTGCAAATAAAGAGGCTAACTCTGCTGATAGATATTCCATGTTTGTGAAGTTCTGCAAGTCTGGATTAGGTCGGCTTGGTCTCTGTGTCCCTCAggatattgaattttctaGGTTGTGGGAGGAAGCTGAAGAATTTTCC GGACTTGTTGGCCCTTACTGGACATTGCGAGCTGCTCTAGGCCCTGTTTTGGAAACTATCTTGCTGCTTGATAGACTGTTGTTTCTCCAAGAGCAGGGAAATGTGCTTATTCAGACTGTCTTGCTACCTATATTCGATCCTGTATTGTCTCCAAGAAATGTGGCTCTAATTGCTGAAAAATTCTGa
- the LOC105175022 gene encoding methyltransferase-like protein 25 isoform X6 gives MPTSSISSRLWEAVDKEWMDCLRKEPADKLLQIPSGVVQAFPGLRVAPLNSVLAQGMNQKKKHEIQALAGVIDSIARRVGSHKIVDVGSGQGYLAQVLSFEHELSVIAIDASSHHGSITDARAKRIEKYYAAKKCKSRSGFCIPKTVTCRVLSPAMLKDISSSLRQVDEMENPTIFRDNTDSKPLAGDLASECPYSSKADDKSTMVLAGLHACGDLSVTMLRTFMECDEVKAVISIGCCYNLLSEEGIKEGDCQFGFPVSRGAKSANLQLGKNARDLACQSAERWRGLGEAAGLHNFELHTFRAAFQMVLFQCYPEIITRSPAIGRQGKAFRRQHHRRILECNADMAQTFSQNCCSTYAKDALLNEHSSYPKSANKEANSADRYSMFVKFCKSGLGRLGLCVPQDIEFSRLWEEAEEFSGLVGPYWTLRAALGPVLETILLLDRLLFLQEQGNVLIQTVLLPIFDPVLSPRNVALIAEKF, from the exons ATGCCCACGTCGTCAATTTCTTCAAG ACTGTGGGAAGCAGTTGATAAAGAGTGGATGGATTGCCTGCGGAAAGAGCCTGCGGATAAACTTCTGCAAATCCCGTCTGGAGTGGTCCAG GCTTTCCCAGGTCTGCGAGTAGCACCACTGAACAGTGTCCTTGCCCAAGGCAtgaatcaaaagaaaaaacatgaa ATTCAAGCCCTTGCTGGTGTTATTGATTCCATTGCTAGAAGAGTTGGGTCCCACAAAATTGTTGATGTTGGTTCTGGTCAG GGTTATCTTGCTCAAGTTCTCTCCTTCGAACATGAGCTTTCTGTAATAGCAATTGATGCCTCTTCCCATCATGGAAGTATTACTGATGCACGTGCGAAGCgaattgagaaatattatgCAGCTAAGAAATGTAAATCTCG TTCAGGTTTCTGCATACCAAAAACAGTGACATGTCGTGTGCTGTCCCCTGCCATGTTGAAAGATATCAGCAGCTCCTTAAGGCAAGTGGATGAGATGGAGAACCCAACTATTTTCAGAGACAACACTGATTCAAAGCCTCTGGCAGGAGATCTTGCTAGTGAATGTCCCTATTCGTCAAAAGCAGATGACAAATCTACAATGGTTCTAGCTGGACTTCATGCCTGTGGAGATCTTTCAGTGACAATGCTTAG GACTTTCATGGAATGTGATGAAGTCAAAGCAGTGATTAGTATCGGTTGCTGTTATAACTTATTATCTGAAGAAGGCATCAAAGAAGGTGATTGCCAATTTGGTTTCCCAGTGAGTAGAGGTGCTAAATCTGCAAACTTACAGCTGGGAAAGAATGCTCGTGATCTAGCCTGTCAG agtgCGGAGAGATGGAGAGGTTTGGGTGAAGCTGCCGGCCTTCACAATTTTGAGCTTCATACTTTTCGTGCTGCATTTCAGATG GTTCTCTTTCAGTGCTACCCAGAGATTATAACTCGAAGCCCAGCAATAGGGCGGCAGGGGAAGGCTTTTCGTCGGCAGCATCATCGGAGGATCCTGGAGTGTAATGCGGACATGGCTCAAACTTTCTCCCAAAATTGTT GTTCAACCTATGCTAAGGATGCTTTGCTTAACGAACATTCTTCATATCCAAAATCTGCAAATAAAGAGGCTAACTCTGCTGATAGATATTCCATGTTTGTGAAGTTCTGCAAGTCTGGATTAGGTCGGCTTGGTCTCTGTGTCCCTCAggatattgaattttctaGGTTGTGGGAGGAAGCTGAAGAATTTTCC GGACTTGTTGGCCCTTACTGGACATTGCGAGCTGCTCTAGGCCCTGTTTTGGAAACTATCTTGCTGCTTGATAGACTGTTGTTTCTCCAAGAGCAGGGAAATGTGCTTATTCAGACTGTCTTGCTACCTATATTCGATCCTGTATTGTCTCCAAGAAATGTGGCTCTAATTGCTGAAAAATTCTGa